In Deinococcus radiopugnans ATCC 19172, the following are encoded in one genomic region:
- a CDS encoding alpha/beta hydrolase: MTASRTPVLFIHGLWLHHSSWQPWVDLFRSRGYEPVAPGWPDEPGTVEEARAHPEQVANQSLKTVVEHFRTLAASLPSKPILIGHSFGGLIAEKLLGEDVGIAGVAIDPAQIKGVLPLPLAELRSGLPALGNPANISRAVALTGKEFRFSFGNALEQGESDALFDRWTIPSPARPLFEVAVANFNPHAESKVNTHNDKRGPLLLISGTADHTAPDVATRAAFRLYRDSLAVTNLETFQGRGHALVIDHGWRDVAERVLTWLSEQGLGPVETGEVLVVEAN, from the coding sequence ATGACCGCATCCAGAACGCCCGTCCTCTTTATTCACGGTTTGTGGCTGCACCACAGCAGCTGGCAGCCCTGGGTGGACCTCTTCCGGTCACGCGGGTACGAACCGGTCGCCCCCGGCTGGCCGGACGAACCCGGCACCGTCGAGGAGGCCAGAGCGCATCCCGAACAGGTGGCCAATCAAAGCCTGAAAACGGTGGTGGAGCATTTCCGCACGCTGGCCGCCTCGCTGCCGTCCAAGCCTATCCTGATCGGCCACTCGTTCGGCGGGCTGATCGCCGAGAAGCTGCTGGGCGAGGACGTGGGGATCGCGGGCGTCGCCATTGACCCGGCCCAGATCAAGGGGGTGCTGCCGCTGCCGCTGGCCGAGCTGCGCTCCGGGCTGCCCGCGCTGGGCAACCCCGCCAACATCTCGCGGGCGGTGGCGCTGACGGGCAAGGAGTTCAGGTTCAGCTTCGGCAACGCGCTGGAGCAGGGTGAATCCGACGCCCTGTTTGACCGCTGGACGATCCCCTCCCCGGCCCGCCCGCTGTTCGAGGTGGCTGTCGCCAATTTCAACCCGCACGCCGAATCGAAGGTCAACACCCACAACGACAAGCGGGGGCCGCTGCTGCTGATCTCCGGCACCGCCGATCACACCGCGCCGGACGTGGCGACGCGGGCGGCTTTCCGGCTGTACCGCGACTCGCTGGCGGTGACGAATCTGGAAACCTTCCAGGGCCGCGGGCACGCGCTGGTCATTGACCACGGCTGGCGGGATGTGGCCGAACGCGTGCTGACCTGGCTCTCGGAACAGGGACTGGGGCCGGTGGAAACCGGGGAGGTGCTGGTTGTTGAGGCGAACTGA
- a CDS encoding alpha/beta fold hydrolase, with the protein MTQTTAVLIHGAFTDGASWATVVNRLQGAAVNVLVPANPLRGLNDDGESITRIVRQIAAPVLLVGHGYGGAVITHTGSQAGNVRGLVFVASHGLERGQSVADSLAAFPASFLAAVLEAVPGEAGGETQLLIQPARFGEVFAADLPRQRQDVLAVSQRPVVAAAFTEPLAVEPAWTSLPSWSLITTEDRMIDPDIQRAAARRLGATSAEVAASHAVLLSQPETVTVFILKALAALS; encoded by the coding sequence GTGACGCAAACCACCGCTGTGCTGATCCACGGGGCCTTCACCGACGGCGCGAGTTGGGCTACCGTCGTGAACCGTCTGCAGGGCGCTGCGGTGAACGTGCTGGTTCCGGCCAACCCACTGCGCGGACTGAACGACGACGGCGAGTCCATCACCCGCATCGTGCGCCAGATCGCCGCCCCCGTGCTGCTGGTGGGCCACGGCTACGGCGGGGCGGTGATCACCCACACCGGAAGCCAGGCGGGGAACGTGCGCGGCCTGGTGTTCGTCGCCTCCCACGGCTTAGAACGCGGACAGAGCGTGGCGGATTCACTGGCGGCATTTCCAGCATCATTCCTGGCCGCTGTCCTGGAGGCTGTGCCGGGCGAAGCAGGGGGGGAGACGCAACTGCTCATCCAGCCCGCGCGCTTCGGGGAGGTGTTCGCCGCCGATCTGCCGCGTCAACGCCAGGATGTGCTGGCCGTCAGCCAGCGCCCCGTCGTCGCCGCTGCGTTCACCGAACCGCTGGCCGTGGAACCCGCCTGGACGTCGCTGCCGTCGTGGTCTTTGATCACCACCGAGGACCGGATGATCGACCCCGACATCCAGCGCGCCGCTGCCAGACGTCTGGGCGCAACCTCAGCGGAAGTGGCCGCCTCACACGCCGTTCTTCTGAGTCAGCCGGAAACCGTGACCGTGTTCATTCTCAAGGCGCTCGCCGCCCTCTCTTGA
- a CDS encoding carboxymuconolactone decarboxylase family protein codes for MGIPIDYVRIEPGIGQALGAMHTYVRKTALDPRLLHLIDIRVSQINGCAYCLNLHCEEARRDGELQQRLDVLAAWWETDLFTPAEQAALGFAEQLTHISTDKGTDALYAQLGNLFSEQEIVQLTGAVIDINAWNRLAIATGRQPKRRGADGG; via the coding sequence GTGGGCATTCCCATCGACTACGTCCGCATTGAGCCGGGCATCGGCCAGGCCCTGGGGGCCATGCACACCTATGTGCGCAAAACGGCCCTTGATCCCCGACTGCTGCACCTGATCGACATCCGGGTGTCCCAGATCAACGGTTGCGCCTACTGCCTCAACCTGCACTGCGAGGAGGCCCGCCGAGACGGCGAATTGCAGCAGCGGCTGGACGTGCTGGCAGCGTGGTGGGAGACCGACCTGTTCACGCCCGCCGAGCAGGCCGCACTGGGATTTGCCGAACAGCTCACCCACATCTCGACGGACAAGGGGACGGACGCACTGTACGCGCAGCTTGGGAACCTGTTCAGCGAGCAGGAAATTGTCCAGCTCACGGGGGCGGTCATCGACATCAACGCCTGGAATCGTCTCGCCATCGCCACCGGGCGGCAACCGAAACGCCGGGGTGCCGACGGAGGTTGA